In a single window of the Candidatus Babeliales bacterium genome:
- a CDS encoding IS5 family transposase, with the protein MEKYYITEEAFEKIFMYVRELKGVYCKKREKTRKFLEAVSFVMRTGAQWIELPKYYGNYKSIHKRFISWAKKEIWNEILFHFSKDCDAESFLIDGSVIRAHACASGYQKDSQEEQALGRSKGGFTTKIHALVDALGLPIRFILTPGQSSEIKQAPKLIQGITGANILGDKAFDSDEFINQIISQNCKAVIPPRSNRKIQREVDYSLYKERHLIECFFAKVKHFRRIFSRFDKMALAYMGFLAFASTIIWLR; encoded by the coding sequence ATGGAAAAGTATTACATCACCGAAGAGGCTTTTGAAAAGATTTTTATGTACGTAAGAGAATTGAAAGGGGTTTATTGTAAAAAACGTGAAAAAACAAGGAAATTCTTAGAAGCCGTGTCCTTTGTAATGAGAACAGGAGCCCAATGGATAGAACTCCCAAAATATTATGGAAATTACAAAAGCATACACAAGCGTTTTATATCATGGGCTAAGAAAGAAATTTGGAATGAAATACTTTTTCATTTTTCCAAAGACTGTGATGCAGAGTCATTTTTAATTGATGGGAGTGTCATTCGAGCTCATGCATGTGCAAGCGGTTATCAAAAAGATTCTCAAGAAGAGCAAGCTTTAGGTCGCAGTAAGGGAGGATTTACAACAAAAATTCACGCTCTTGTTGATGCGTTGGGGTTGCCTATTAGGTTTATTTTGACGCCCGGACAAAGCAGTGAAATCAAACAAGCTCCAAAACTTATTCAAGGCATCACAGGGGCTAATATCCTTGGAGATAAGGCTTTTGACAGTGATGAATTTATTAACCAAATCATATCGCAAAACTGTAAGGCTGTCATACCTCCACGTTCAAACCGAAAAATTCAAAGAGAGGTCGATTACTCCTTATATAAAGAAAGACATTTGATAGAATGTTTCTTTGCCAAGGTAAAACATTTTAGGCGAATCTTCTCAAGGTTTGATAAGATGGCTCTCGCTTATATGGGTTTTTTAGCCTTTGCTTCTACCATTATTTGGCTTAGGTGA